A window of the Natronomonas salina genome harbors these coding sequences:
- a CDS encoding amino acid-binding protein: MSEADVHSYTVRLELVDEPGELLRALEPIASNGGNLLSIFHERGNLTPRGHIPVEVDLEATTQQFDVIVDALRSAGVNVIQAGAERYSEELTVVLVGHLVETDLSDTLQRFQDCGGASVADVSLSAPAGTDGPSSARLRLVASEGQSATALETVREVADEKDLRVVEPLTEGSP; this comes from the coding sequence AGCTGGTCGACGAACCCGGCGAACTGCTGCGTGCGCTCGAGCCCATCGCGAGCAACGGCGGGAACCTCCTGTCGATCTTCCACGAGCGCGGCAACCTCACACCGCGGGGGCACATCCCCGTCGAGGTCGACCTCGAGGCGACCACCCAGCAGTTCGACGTCATCGTCGACGCCCTGCGGTCGGCCGGCGTCAACGTCATCCAGGCCGGCGCCGAGCGCTACAGCGAGGAGCTGACGGTCGTCCTCGTCGGCCACCTCGTGGAGACGGACCTCTCGGATACGCTCCAGCGCTTCCAGGACTGCGGCGGCGCCTCCGTCGCCGACGTCTCGCTGTCGGCGCCCGCGGGCACCGACGGCCCCTCCAGTGCCCGCCTCCGGCTCGTCGCCAGCGAGGGCCAGTCCGCGACGGCCCTCGAGACCGTCCGCGAGGTCGCCGACGAGAAGGACCTGCGCGTCGTCGAGCCGCTCACGGAGGGGTCGCCGTGA
- the rpsJ gene encoding 30S ribosomal protein S10, which yields MQQARVRLAGTAPEDLDDITADVREIADKTGVELSGPVPLPTKTLEIPARKSPDGEGTATWEHWEMRVHKRLIDIDADERALRQLMRIQVPNDVSIEIVLEDGGA from the coding sequence ATGCAGCAGGCACGCGTTCGCCTCGCGGGCACGGCTCCCGAGGACCTCGACGACATCACGGCGGACGTCCGCGAGATCGCGGACAAGACCGGCGTCGAGCTGTCGGGTCCGGTGCCGCTGCCGACGAAGACGCTGGAGATCCCCGCGCGCAAGTCCCCCGACGGTGAGGGGACGGCGACGTGGGAACACTGGGAGATGCGCGTCCACAAACGCCTCATCGACATCGACGCCGACGAACGCGCGCTCCGCCAGCTGATGCGGATCCAGGTCCCGAACGACGTCTCCATCGAGATCGTCCTCGAGGACGGCGGCGCCTGA
- a CDS encoding homoserine dehydrogenase — MKLAVVGAGAVGTSVVELAGEYGHDVVAVADSATAAVDEGGVDAEGVLARKRDEGVVGDANPEAALSADYDALVEATPTTLGDAQPGFSHVERALGRDRHVVLANKGPLAERYDEVRALEADSRGTVLFEAAVGGAIPILSTIDDLNGQVTAARGVLNGTANFILSRMAAEGLDYEHVLAEAQDLGVAEADPTFDVEGTDAALKCVILANVLYEDSYALADAEVEGIADLPGSALELAAEDGRTIRLIGEVADGEVRVGPRLLPENGTLAVSGTLNIIQLETKHAGRLNISGRGAGGPETASAVLADVGRLPPLE, encoded by the coding sequence GTGAAGCTCGCCGTCGTCGGCGCCGGCGCGGTCGGCACCTCGGTCGTCGAACTGGCCGGCGAGTACGGCCACGACGTCGTCGCGGTGGCCGACTCCGCGACGGCGGCCGTCGACGAGGGCGGCGTGGACGCCGAGGGCGTGCTCGCCCGGAAGCGCGATGAGGGCGTCGTCGGCGACGCCAACCCCGAGGCCGCGCTGTCGGCCGACTACGACGCGCTCGTCGAGGCGACGCCGACGACGCTCGGGGACGCCCAGCCGGGCTTCTCGCACGTCGAGCGCGCGCTCGGGCGCGACCGGCACGTCGTCCTGGCGAACAAGGGGCCGCTCGCCGAGCGCTACGACGAGGTGCGGGCCCTGGAGGCCGACTCGCGGGGCACGGTGCTGTTCGAGGCGGCCGTCGGCGGCGCCATCCCCATCCTCTCGACGATCGACGACCTCAACGGGCAGGTGACGGCCGCCCGCGGCGTCCTCAACGGGACGGCGAACTTCATCCTCAGCCGGATGGCCGCCGAGGGACTGGACTACGAGCACGTCCTCGCGGAGGCCCAGGACCTCGGCGTCGCCGAGGCCGACCCGACCTTCGACGTCGAGGGGACCGACGCCGCGCTGAAGTGCGTCATCCTCGCGAACGTGCTGTACGAGGACAGCTACGCGCTGGCCGACGCGGAGGTCGAGGGCATCGCCGACCTCCCGGGCAGCGCCCTCGAACTGGCCGCCGAGGACGGCCGGACCATCCGGCTCATCGGCGAGGTCGCCGACGGCGAGGTCCGGGTGGGCCCGCGGCTGCTCCCCGAGAACGGGACGCTCGCGGTGTCGGGGACGCTGAACATAATCCAGCTGGAGACGAAGCACGCCGGCCGCCTGAACATCTCCGGGCGGGGCGCGGGCGGGCCCGAGACGGCGAGTGCGGTGCTGGCCGACGTCGGCCGGCTGCCGCCGCTGGAGTAG
- a CDS encoding TOBE domain-containing protein, translating into MTLQKGFEPHLGIGDTTVSARDVEMLRAIDRHGSMYGAADALGRSYPHLQRRVVELEEAVGSLTERVRGGEDGGGTRLTAEAVDLMRRFERLRVELAGVTTVSESVIPGTVVDRRGDLGTVRTEAGDLGARIPVAAERVEIAVRADAVVLMNPGSPSQVHTSLRNQLEGVVGCVESDEEVATVTVEVADGVAIDSVVTKNSVDQLGLEPGADVIAAFKTTAARATPIELSDDSEAE; encoded by the coding sequence ATGACACTCCAGAAGGGATTCGAACCGCACCTCGGCATCGGCGACACGACGGTCTCGGCCCGGGACGTCGAGATGCTCCGGGCCATCGACCGGCACGGGTCGATGTACGGGGCGGCGGACGCGCTCGGCCGCTCGTACCCCCACCTGCAGCGGCGGGTGGTCGAACTCGAGGAGGCCGTGGGGTCGTTGACCGAACGCGTCCGCGGCGGCGAGGACGGCGGCGGGACGAGGCTGACCGCGGAGGCGGTCGACCTGATGCGTCGCTTCGAGCGGTTACGGGTCGAACTCGCGGGCGTCACGACCGTCTCCGAGTCGGTCATTCCGGGGACGGTCGTCGACCGCCGGGGGGACCTGGGCACCGTCCGGACCGAGGCCGGAGACCTCGGAGCGCGGATCCCGGTCGCCGCGGAGCGGGTGGAGATCGCCGTCCGCGCCGACGCGGTCGTGCTGATGAACCCCGGGTCACCGTCGCAGGTCCACACGAGCCTCCGGAACCAGCTCGAGGGGGTGGTCGGCTGCGTTGAGAGCGACGAGGAGGTGGCCACCGTGACCGTCGAGGTCGCCGACGGGGTCGCGATCGACTCCGTCGTCACGAAGAACAGCGTCGACCAGCTCGGGCTCGAACCCGGAGCCGACGTGATCGCTGCGTTCAAGACGACCGCCGCGAGAGCGACGCCGATAGAGCTCTCGGACGACAGCGAAGCGGAGTAA
- a CDS encoding phosphate ABC transporter ATP-binding protein → MTLRAVDVSVSHGGEDVLRGVSLDVDAGETIAVIGPSGVGKTTLLRVLALSLRPDAGTVAFDGVEPWAVDEAERLAQRRRIGMVFQEASLFDASVARNVEYGLRIRRSWRDRLRDELSSIVRSNGRADAVEEALDVVGLADVPDQHAGSLSGGEAQRVSFARALAYDPDVLLLDEPTSDLDPRNTAVIENAIGEARNRGIGVVVATHDMHQAERVADRVAVLLDDDIAELGPTETIFEDPTDDRTRKFISGELVY, encoded by the coding sequence ATGACGCTTCGAGCGGTCGACGTCTCCGTCTCCCACGGCGGAGAGGACGTCCTCCGAGGGGTCTCGCTCGACGTCGACGCGGGGGAGACCATCGCCGTCATCGGTCCATCGGGCGTCGGGAAGACCACGCTGCTGCGCGTCCTCGCGCTGTCGCTGCGGCCCGACGCCGGCACCGTCGCGTTCGACGGGGTCGAGCCCTGGGCGGTCGACGAGGCCGAGCGACTCGCCCAGCGGCGGCGCATCGGGATGGTGTTCCAGGAGGCGAGCCTCTTCGACGCGTCGGTCGCCCGGAACGTCGAGTACGGCCTCCGGATCCGCCGGTCGTGGCGCGACCGCCTCCGCGACGAACTCAGCTCGATCGTCCGGTCGAACGGGCGCGCCGACGCCGTCGAGGAGGCCCTGGACGTCGTCGGGCTCGCGGACGTCCCCGACCAGCACGCGGGGTCGCTGTCGGGCGGCGAGGCCCAGCGCGTCTCGTTCGCGCGGGCGCTCGCCTACGACCCCGACGTCCTCCTGCTGGACGAGCCGACGTCGGACCTCGATCCGCGCAACACGGCGGTCATCGAGAATGCGATCGGGGAGGCGCGGAACCGGGGCATCGGCGTCGTCGTCGCGACCCACGACATGCACCAGGCCGAGCGGGTCGCCGACCGGGTGGCGGTGCTGCTCGACGACGACATCGCCGAACTCGGCCCGACGGAGACGATCTTCGAGGACCCGACGGACGACCGCACCCGGAAGTTTATCTCCGGCGAATTGGTATACTGA
- the tuf gene encoding translation elongation factor EF-1 subunit alpha, translating into MSDKPHQNLAVIGHVDHGKSTMVGRLLYETGSVPEHVIEQHKEEAEEKGKGGFEFAYVMDNLAEERERGVTIDIAHQEFDTDEYYFTIVDCPGHRDFVKNMITGASQADNAVLVVAADDGVQPQTQEHVFLARTLGIDELIIAVNKMDLVDYDENKYKAVVDEVNQLLQQVRFNTDDAKYIPTSAFEGDNVSEDSENTPWYDGPTLLEALNSLPEPQPPTDAPLRLPIQDVYTISGIGTVPVGRVETGMLNTGDNVSFQPSDAGGEVKTIEMHHEEVPEAGPGDNVGFNVRGVGKDDIRRGDVCGPADDPPTVAETFQAQVVVMQHPSVITAGYTPVFHAHTAQVACTIESIDKKIDPSSGEVAEENPDFIQSGDAAVVTVRPQKPLSIESSNDIPELGSFAIRDMGQTVAAGKVLSVNER; encoded by the coding sequence ATGAGCGACAAACCGCACCAGAACCTGGCCGTCATCGGCCACGTCGACCACGGGAAGAGTACGATGGTCGGACGGCTCCTCTACGAGACCGGGAGCGTCCCCGAGCACGTCATCGAACAGCACAAGGAAGAAGCCGAAGAGAAGGGCAAGGGTGGCTTCGAGTTCGCCTACGTCATGGACAACCTCGCCGAGGAGCGTGAGCGCGGGGTAACCATCGACATCGCCCACCAGGAGTTCGACACCGACGAGTACTACTTCACCATCGTCGACTGTCCGGGCCACCGCGACTTCGTCAAGAACATGATCACTGGCGCGAGCCAGGCCGACAACGCGGTGCTCGTCGTCGCGGCCGACGACGGCGTCCAGCCGCAGACCCAGGAGCACGTCTTCCTGGCCCGCACCCTCGGCATCGACGAGCTCATCATCGCGGTCAACAAGATGGACCTCGTCGACTACGACGAGAACAAGTACAAGGCCGTCGTCGACGAGGTCAACCAGCTGCTCCAGCAGGTTCGCTTCAACACCGACGACGCCAAGTACATCCCGACCTCGGCCTTCGAGGGCGACAACGTCTCCGAGGACTCCGAGAACACGCCGTGGTACGACGGCCCCACGCTGCTGGAGGCTCTCAACTCCCTGCCGGAGCCGCAGCCGCCGACGGACGCGCCGCTGCGCCTCCCGATCCAGGACGTCTACACCATCTCCGGCATCGGTACCGTGCCGGTCGGCCGCGTCGAGACGGGCATGCTGAACACGGGCGACAACGTGTCGTTCCAGCCCAGCGACGCCGGCGGCGAGGTCAAGACCATCGAGATGCACCACGAGGAGGTCCCCGAGGCCGGCCCCGGCGACAACGTCGGGTTCAACGTCCGCGGCGTCGGCAAGGACGACATCCGCCGCGGTGACGTCTGTGGCCCCGCCGACGACCCGCCGACGGTCGCCGAGACCTTCCAGGCGCAGGTCGTCGTCATGCAGCACCCCTCGGTCATCACGGCCGGGTACACGCCGGTCTTCCACGCCCACACGGCGCAGGTCGCGTGTACCATCGAGTCCATCGACAAGAAGATCGACCCCTCCTCCGGCGAGGTCGCCGAGGAGAACCCGGACTTCATCCAGTCCGGCGACGCCGCGGTCGTCACGGTCCGACCGCAGAAGCCGCTCAGCATCGAGTCCTCGAACGACATCCCCGAGCTGGGCAGCTTCGCCATCCGCGACATGGGTCAGACCGTCGCGGCCGGCAAGGTCCTCAGCGTCAACGAGCGATAA